A genomic stretch from Cuculus canorus isolate bCucCan1 chromosome 30, bCucCan1.pri, whole genome shotgun sequence includes:
- the SLC44A2 gene encoding choline transporter-like protein 2 isoform X2 yields MGGQRENYYGKHGTPQKYDPTFRGPVYDRSCTDVVCCVVLLAAIIAYVLVGVVAWTHGDPRKVIYPTDSRGRFCGQQGTANANKPFLFYFDIVKCASPSVLVTFQCPTTQICVRRCPDRYLTLLTAPAANEMDYYRQFCVSGAQTTSKAPLELLRDKECPAMLIPSTPLLRRCFPALRAQQGVVMVGNQTTYDDGRGHRRNVTDLLEGAKKANVVLEARQLAMKIFEDYTVSWYWIIIGLVIAMVISLIFVVLLRFVAGIMVWVMIVMVVLVLGYGIFHCYMEYAKLRGTAGSDVSLKDIGFQTDLRVYLHLRQTWLAFLVMVSVLEAVVLLVLVFLRRRIMVAIALIEESGRAVAHVMTSLLFPLGTFFLLCLCLGFWATTAVFLSTSNEAVYKVFNESVCPFSGQSCDPETFNTTNVTRFCPDAQCLFAFYGGETSYHKALIALQFFNLFMFFWLANFVLALGQVTLAGAFASYYWAFKKPDDIPAFPLFSAFGRALRYHTGSLAFGSLVLAVVQIIRVVLEYLDHRLKAAENKLAKFLLGCLKCCFWCLEKFIKFLNRNAYIMIAVYGTNFCTSARNAFFLLMRNIIRVAVLDKVTDFLFFLGKLLIVGSVGILAFFFFTHRIKLVEDAAPSLNYYWVPILTVIVGSYLIAHGFFSVYGMCVDTLFLCFLEDLERHDGSAEKPYFMSPDLKKLLKKTNKGQPDA; encoded by the exons ATGGGGGGACAGCGGGAAAACTACTACGGGAAACACG GAACTCCACAGAAATATGACCCAACGTTCCGAGGTCCCGTCTACGACAG GAGCTGCACGGACGTCGTGTGCTGTGTGGTGCTGCTGGCGGCCATCATTGCTTACGTGCTGGTCGGTGTGGTGG CCTGGACCCACGGAGACCCTCGCAAAGTCATTTACCCGACCGACAGCCGCGGGCGGTTCTGCGGCCAACAGGGAACGGCCAACGC GAACAAACCCTTCCTCTTCTACTTCGACATCGTCAAGTGCGCGAGTCCCTCCGTCCTCGTGACGTTCCAGTGTCCGACGACACAG ATCTGTGTCCGCCGCTGCCCCGATCGCTATTTGACGTTGCTGACGGCGCCGGCGGCCAACGAGATGGATTATTACCGCCAGTTCTGCGTCTCCGGTGCCCAAACGACGTCGAAG GCGCCGCTGGAGCTCTTGAGGGACAAGGAGTGCCCGGCCATGCTCATCCCCAGTACTCCCC TTCTGCGCCGCTGCTTTCCCGCCCTTCGGGCCCAACAGGGTGTGGTCATGGTGGGCAATCAAACCACCTACGATGACGGCCGCGGCCACCGCCGCAACGTCACCGATCTCCTGGAAGGCGCCAA gAAAGCCAACGTGGTGCTGGAGGCGCGGCAGTTGGCCATGAAGATCTTTGAGGACTACACGGTGTCGTGGTATTGGATAATCAT AGGCCTCGTCATCGCTATGGTGATCAGCCTGATCTTTGTCGTCCTGCTCCGCTTCGTGGCCGGGATCATGGTCTGGGTGATGATCGTCATGGTCGTCCTGGTCCTCGGCTACG GGATCTTCCACTGCTACATGGAATACGCCAAACTGCGGGGGACGGCCGGCTCCGACGTCTCCTTGAAGGACATCGGCTTCCAGACCGACCTCCGCGTGTACCTGCACCTGCGGCAGACGTGGTTGGCCTTCC TGGTGATGGTGTCGGTGCTGGAGGCGGTGGTGCTGTTGGTTCTGGTGTTCCTGCGGCGCCGCATCATGGTGGCCATCGCGCTCATCGAGGAGTCGGGCAG GGCCGTTGCTCACGTCATGACGTCTCTGCTCTTCCCGTTGGGGaccttctttctgctctgcctctgcctcgGCTTTTGGGCCACCACCGCTGT CTTCCTGTCCACCTCCAACGAAGCCGTCTACAAAGTCTTCAACGAAAGCGTCTGTCCGTTCTCGGGGCAATCGTGTGACCCGGAG accTTCAACACGACCAACGTCACGCGCTTCTGCCCCGACGCTCAGTGCCTCTTCGCTTTCTATGGGGGCGAAACCTCGTACCACAAAGCCCTCATCGCTCTCCAGTTCTTCAACCTCTTCATGTTCTTCTGGTTGGCCAACTTCGTCCTGGCGTTGGGGCAGGTGACGCTGGCCGGCGCCTTCGCCTCTTACTATTGGGCCTTCAAGAAACCCGACGACATTCCCGCTTTCCCGCTCTTCTCCGCCTTCGGACGAGCGCTCCG GTACCACACGGGGTCGTTGGCCTTCGGGTCCCTCGTCCTCGCCGTCGTCCAAATTATCCGCGTGGTGTTGGAGTACCTCGATCACAGGCTGAAGG CGGCGGAGAACAAATTGGCCAAATTCCTCTTGGGTTGTCTCAAGTGTTGCTTTTGGTGCCTCGAGAAGTTCATCAAATTCCTCAACCGCAACGCTTACATCATG ATCGCTGTCTACGGCACCAACTTCTGCACCTCGGCCAGAAAcgccttcttcctcctcatgaGGAACATCATCAG agtGGCCGTTTTGGATAAAGTCACcgatttcctcttctttctcgGCAAACTCCTCATCGTGGGAAGCGTCG GAATTCTCgccttcttcttcttcaccCATCGGATCAAACTGGTGGAGGACGCGGCGCCGTCCCTCAACTACTACTGGGTCCCCATCCTG ACGGTGATTGTGGGTTCGTACCTCATCGCTCACGGCTTCTTCAGCGTCTACGGGATGTGTGTGGACaccctcttcctctgcttct TGGAAGACCTGGAGCGCCACGACGGCTCAGCCGAGAAGCCCTATTTCATGTCTCCTGACCTGAAGAAGCTCCTCAAGAAGACGAACAAAGGCCAACCAGACGCCTAA
- the SLC44A2 gene encoding choline transporter-like protein 2 isoform X1, which produces MGGQRENYYGKHGTPQKYDPTFRGPVYDRSCTDVVCCVVLLAAIIAYVLVGVVAWTHGDPRKVIYPTDSRGRFCGQQGTANANKPFLFYFDIVKCASPSVLVTFQCPTTQICVRRCPDRYLTLLTAPAANEMDYYRQFCVSGAQTTSKAPLELLRDKECPAMLIPSTPLLRRCFPALRAQQGVVMVGNQTTYDDGRGHRRNVTDLLEGAKKANVVLEARQLAMKIFEDYTVSWYWIIIGLVIAMVISLIFVVLLRFVAGIMVWVMIVMVVLVLGYGIFHCYMEYAKLRGTAGSDVSLKDIGFQTDLRVYLHLRQTWLAFLVMVSVLEAVVLLVLVFLRRRIMVAIALIEESGRAVAHVMTSLLFPLGTFFLLCLCLGFWATTAVFLSTSNEAVYKVFNESVCPFSGQSCDPETFNTTNVTRFCPDAQCLFAFYGGETSYHKALIALQFFNLFMFFWLANFVLALGQVTLAGAFASYYWAFKKPDDIPAFPLFSAFGRALRYHTGSLAFGSLVLAVVQIIRVVLEYLDHRLKAAENKLAKFLLGCLKCCFWCLEKFIKFLNRNAYIMIAVYGTNFCTSARNAFFLLMRNIIRVAVLDKVTDFLFFLGKLLIVGSVGILAFFFFTHRIKLVEDAAPSLNYYWVPILTVIVGSYLIAHGFFSVYGMCVDTLFLCFCEDLERNDGSQERPYFMSPALSRILLKGPPEPPKSADAQG; this is translated from the exons ATGGGGGGACAGCGGGAAAACTACTACGGGAAACACG GAACTCCACAGAAATATGACCCAACGTTCCGAGGTCCCGTCTACGACAG GAGCTGCACGGACGTCGTGTGCTGTGTGGTGCTGCTGGCGGCCATCATTGCTTACGTGCTGGTCGGTGTGGTGG CCTGGACCCACGGAGACCCTCGCAAAGTCATTTACCCGACCGACAGCCGCGGGCGGTTCTGCGGCCAACAGGGAACGGCCAACGC GAACAAACCCTTCCTCTTCTACTTCGACATCGTCAAGTGCGCGAGTCCCTCCGTCCTCGTGACGTTCCAGTGTCCGACGACACAG ATCTGTGTCCGCCGCTGCCCCGATCGCTATTTGACGTTGCTGACGGCGCCGGCGGCCAACGAGATGGATTATTACCGCCAGTTCTGCGTCTCCGGTGCCCAAACGACGTCGAAG GCGCCGCTGGAGCTCTTGAGGGACAAGGAGTGCCCGGCCATGCTCATCCCCAGTACTCCCC TTCTGCGCCGCTGCTTTCCCGCCCTTCGGGCCCAACAGGGTGTGGTCATGGTGGGCAATCAAACCACCTACGATGACGGCCGCGGCCACCGCCGCAACGTCACCGATCTCCTGGAAGGCGCCAA gAAAGCCAACGTGGTGCTGGAGGCGCGGCAGTTGGCCATGAAGATCTTTGAGGACTACACGGTGTCGTGGTATTGGATAATCAT AGGCCTCGTCATCGCTATGGTGATCAGCCTGATCTTTGTCGTCCTGCTCCGCTTCGTGGCCGGGATCATGGTCTGGGTGATGATCGTCATGGTCGTCCTGGTCCTCGGCTACG GGATCTTCCACTGCTACATGGAATACGCCAAACTGCGGGGGACGGCCGGCTCCGACGTCTCCTTGAAGGACATCGGCTTCCAGACCGACCTCCGCGTGTACCTGCACCTGCGGCAGACGTGGTTGGCCTTCC TGGTGATGGTGTCGGTGCTGGAGGCGGTGGTGCTGTTGGTTCTGGTGTTCCTGCGGCGCCGCATCATGGTGGCCATCGCGCTCATCGAGGAGTCGGGCAG GGCCGTTGCTCACGTCATGACGTCTCTGCTCTTCCCGTTGGGGaccttctttctgctctgcctctgcctcgGCTTTTGGGCCACCACCGCTGT CTTCCTGTCCACCTCCAACGAAGCCGTCTACAAAGTCTTCAACGAAAGCGTCTGTCCGTTCTCGGGGCAATCGTGTGACCCGGAG accTTCAACACGACCAACGTCACGCGCTTCTGCCCCGACGCTCAGTGCCTCTTCGCTTTCTATGGGGGCGAAACCTCGTACCACAAAGCCCTCATCGCTCTCCAGTTCTTCAACCTCTTCATGTTCTTCTGGTTGGCCAACTTCGTCCTGGCGTTGGGGCAGGTGACGCTGGCCGGCGCCTTCGCCTCTTACTATTGGGCCTTCAAGAAACCCGACGACATTCCCGCTTTCCCGCTCTTCTCCGCCTTCGGACGAGCGCTCCG GTACCACACGGGGTCGTTGGCCTTCGGGTCCCTCGTCCTCGCCGTCGTCCAAATTATCCGCGTGGTGTTGGAGTACCTCGATCACAGGCTGAAGG CGGCGGAGAACAAATTGGCCAAATTCCTCTTGGGTTGTCTCAAGTGTTGCTTTTGGTGCCTCGAGAAGTTCATCAAATTCCTCAACCGCAACGCTTACATCATG ATCGCTGTCTACGGCACCAACTTCTGCACCTCGGCCAGAAAcgccttcttcctcctcatgaGGAACATCATCAG agtGGCCGTTTTGGATAAAGTCACcgatttcctcttctttctcgGCAAACTCCTCATCGTGGGAAGCGTCG GAATTCTCgccttcttcttcttcaccCATCGGATCAAACTGGTGGAGGACGCGGCGCCGTCCCTCAACTACTACTGGGTCCCCATCCTG ACGGTGATTGTGGGTTCGTACCTCATCGCTCACGGCTTCTTCAGCGTCTACGGGATGTGTGTGGACaccctcttcctctgcttct GTGAAGATCTGGAGAGGAACGATGGATCCCAGGAGAGACCTTACTTCATGTCCCCCGCCTTGAGCCGGATCCTGCTGAAGGGGCCCCCGGAGCCCCCCAAAAGCGCCGACGCCCAAGGATAG